Proteins encoded within one genomic window of Thermodesulfovibrionales bacterium:
- a CDS encoding nitrous oxide reductase accessory protein NosL codes for MKRIMPFLTVLVCFIFAMSFVIPAAAAGDRCDSCGMKLSEHVNTEYVITFKDGKTKHYCCPHCGLYVHAEEKANVKSAKARDFISSKWMDPAKMYFLSGSSAVPACSPSWIAFGSKSEAEKFQKGFGGEIYGFEDALKERMKQPKMMEKMPK; via the coding sequence ATGAAAAGAATCATGCCGTTTCTAACAGTTTTGGTTTGTTTTATATTTGCAATGTCTTTTGTAATCCCGGCCGCTGCTGCCGGTGATAGGTGCGACTCGTGCGGTATGAAACTCAGTGAGCATGTGAACACTGAATACGTCATCACATTCAAGGACGGCAAAACCAAACACTACTGCTGTCCTCACTGCGGACTTTACGTCCATGCTGAAGAGAAGGCCAATGTGAAATCCGCCAAGGCAAGGGACTTCATAAGCAGCAAGTGGATGGACCCTGCCAAGATGTATTTTCTCTCCGGGAGCTCTGCTGTCCCGGCCTGCTCGCCAAGCTGGATCGCTTTCGGATCAAAGTCCGAAGCAGAAAAGTTCCAGAAAGGGTTTGGTGGCGAAATTTACGGCTTTGAGGACGCACTCAAAGAAAGGATGAAGCAGCCGAAGATGATGGAGAAAATGCCAAAATAG